One stretch of Amycolatopsis tolypomycina DNA includes these proteins:
- a CDS encoding fatty acid desaturase family protein — protein sequence MDVSSVSEGAGLRAASRNDFGALGRLVRHEGLLDRRYGYYAVKISLTLLAFAGGCAAFVLLGDSWWQLVTAVFFAVMFAQVAFLGHDAGHNQVFRTGRANDRAGYAFGGIVGMSYGWWMGKHTRHHANPNHEGDDPDIDIPLLAFTRGQTEHKSGFVRWTSKHQAALFFPLLLLEGLSLHWAGIQAVWRGEVKTRWLEAVLLSAHVVVYLGAVFVVLSPPVALAFIAVHQGLWGVYMGCSFAPGHKGMPTYTDKTELDFLRKQVLSSRNVQGRRWVDFTLGGLNHQIEHHLFPSMPRANLRRAQPLVRAFCAEHGIDYAQCGLLKTYHYVLQHLHEVSAPLRVAGAPAR from the coding sequence ATGGACGTATCTTCGGTGAGCGAGGGCGCCGGCCTCCGGGCGGCGTCACGCAACGACTTCGGCGCTCTCGGCCGCCTCGTGCGGCATGAAGGCCTGCTTGACCGGCGCTACGGCTACTACGCGGTGAAGATCAGCCTGACCCTGCTGGCCTTCGCCGGCGGCTGTGCGGCGTTCGTGCTGCTGGGCGATTCGTGGTGGCAGCTGGTCACGGCGGTGTTCTTCGCGGTGATGTTCGCGCAGGTCGCGTTCCTCGGTCACGACGCCGGGCACAACCAGGTCTTCCGCACCGGGCGGGCCAACGACCGCGCCGGTTACGCGTTCGGCGGGATCGTCGGCATGAGCTACGGCTGGTGGATGGGCAAGCACACCCGCCACCACGCCAACCCCAACCACGAGGGCGACGATCCCGACATCGACATCCCCTTGCTGGCCTTCACCCGCGGGCAGACGGAGCACAAGAGTGGGTTCGTGCGCTGGACGTCGAAGCACCAGGCGGCGTTGTTCTTCCCGTTGCTGCTGCTGGAAGGCCTGAGCCTGCACTGGGCGGGCATCCAGGCGGTGTGGCGCGGGGAGGTCAAGACCCGGTGGCTCGAAGCGGTGCTGCTGTCCGCGCACGTCGTGGTGTACCTGGGGGCGGTGTTCGTGGTGTTGTCCCCGCCGGTCGCCTTGGCGTTCATCGCCGTGCACCAAGGACTGTGGGGCGTGTACATGGGCTGTTCGTTCGCGCCGGGGCACAAGGGCATGCCCACCTACACGGACAAGACCGAGCTCGACTTCCTGCGCAAGCAGGTGCTGAGCAGCCGCAACGTCCAAGGCCGCCGATGGGTGGACTTCACGCTCGGGGGGCTGAACCACCAGATCGAGCACCACCTGTTCCCGAGCATGCCGCGGGCCAACCTGCGCCGCGCGCAGCCTCTGGTGCGCGCGTTCTGCGCCGAGCACGGAATCGACTACGCCCAGTGCGGGCTGCTGAAGACCTACCACTACGTCCTGCAGCACTTGCACGAGGTGAGCGCACCACTCCGCGTGGCGGGCGCACCTGCCCGCTAG
- a CDS encoding STAS domain-containing protein — translation MRRGDVLVLTAAGEIDLSTTPDLSESLAGAIAQRPPTLVVDLTPTTFLACAGLSVLLAAHQLTGDRTRFAVVAGSRASWRPIHLTGVDRLLTVHRRLDDAVADAAPMVVRTVVADATILVTATGGARAGAAEALTEKLRQASELCRGVVLVDVSACTLPAVDVVGSVRAAFTRDGRDRGGIRVLNADEDLRKALEAAGIACCVPAGRGR, via the coding sequence ATGCGCCGGGGAGACGTCCTCGTGCTCACCGCGGCCGGCGAAATCGACCTGTCCACCACCCCCGACCTGAGTGAATCGCTGGCCGGCGCCATCGCTCAGCGGCCACCGACGCTCGTCGTGGACCTCACTCCGACCACGTTCCTCGCCTGCGCCGGCCTGTCGGTCCTCCTCGCGGCGCATCAGCTGACGGGTGATCGGACTCGCTTCGCCGTGGTCGCCGGCTCACGGGCCTCGTGGCGGCCGATCCACCTCACCGGGGTGGACCGGCTCCTGACCGTGCACCGCCGCCTGGACGACGCGGTGGCCGACGCCGCCCCGATGGTCGTGCGGACGGTCGTCGCGGATGCGACGATCCTGGTCACCGCCACCGGCGGGGCGCGGGCCGGTGCGGCCGAGGCGCTGACCGAAAAACTGCGGCAGGCGTCCGAACTCTGCCGCGGCGTCGTCCTGGTCGACGTGTCGGCCTGCACGCTCCCGGCCGTGGACGTCGTCGGCAGCGTGCGGGCCGCCTTCACCCGGGACGGCCGGGACCGGGGTGGTATCCGGGTCCTGAACGCCGACGAGGACCTGAGGAAGGCACTGGAGGCCGCGGGTATCGCCTGCTGCGTCCCAGCCGGGCGGGGCCGGTGA
- a CDS encoding carboxylate-amine ligase, translated as MDARLLLPEGDALTFGVEEEFVLADPVTGAVALAAPRILELLDGESAVMPEFLRFQIETATGIHTGLDELRTELLGLRGLVAGAAADAGCLLLASGTPPCGDLPGLPAVTAEPRYRALAGRFPALLPEAGTCACHVHVGISSPALGVRVLAGLRPWLAPLLAISANSPFAHDVDSGWASGRYPLWSLWPTAKPPRDWPDAAAYAASVDDVVRRGDALDDQGVYFYARLSPNHPTVEVRIADVGLTAEDAVLQAGLVRALAVTILAEARAGVAPRPVRAPLVAASLTAAARAGYPGLGIDPFTGEFLSQEVLTDRLLEYVRPALRATGDLAAIDRQLAVVRAGRTGAARQRALFAGAGSPAAFVAELATVTLAGAAWPGSPPVPRPAAVHDGRSAPATGARTGNTASPG; from the coding sequence GTGGACGCGCGACTTTTGCTGCCGGAGGGTGACGCACTCACCTTCGGCGTAGAGGAGGAATTCGTCCTCGCGGACCCCGTGACCGGCGCGGTGGCGCTCGCGGCGCCCCGCATCCTGGAACTGCTCGACGGTGAATCCGCGGTGATGCCGGAGTTCCTGCGCTTCCAGATCGAAACCGCCACCGGCATCCACACCGGCCTCGACGAGCTCCGGACGGAGCTGCTCGGTTTGCGCGGCCTCGTGGCGGGCGCGGCCGCCGACGCCGGGTGCCTGCTGCTGGCGTCCGGCACACCGCCGTGCGGCGACCTACCGGGCCTGCCCGCTGTCACCGCCGAACCGCGGTACCGCGCGCTGGCCGGCCGATTCCCCGCGCTTCTCCCGGAAGCGGGCACGTGCGCCTGCCACGTGCACGTCGGTATCTCCTCCCCGGCGCTCGGCGTCCGGGTCCTGGCCGGGCTGCGTCCTTGGCTTGCCCCGCTCCTCGCGATCAGCGCGAACTCACCTTTCGCCCACGACGTGGACTCCGGGTGGGCCAGCGGGCGGTACCCGCTGTGGTCGCTCTGGCCGACCGCGAAGCCCCCGCGGGACTGGCCGGACGCGGCCGCCTACGCCGCGAGCGTCGACGACGTGGTTCGCCGTGGTGATGCGTTGGACGACCAAGGCGTCTACTTCTACGCCCGGCTCTCCCCGAACCACCCGACGGTCGAGGTCCGCATCGCGGACGTCGGGCTGACCGCCGAGGACGCCGTGCTGCAGGCGGGACTGGTCCGCGCCCTGGCCGTCACGATCCTCGCGGAGGCCCGGGCGGGCGTCGCACCGCGGCCCGTCCGGGCTCCGCTGGTGGCCGCGTCGCTCACCGCCGCGGCGCGTGCGGGTTACCCCGGCCTCGGCATCGACCCCTTCACCGGCGAATTCCTCTCGCAGGAGGTACTCACCGACCGGCTCCTGGAGTACGTCCGGCCGGCCCTGCGAGCCACCGGGGACCTTGCGGCAATCGACCGTCAGCTCGCCGTGGTGCGGGCGGGCCGAACCGGCGCAGCGCGCCAACGCGCGCTGTTCGCGGGAGCCGGCTCGCCGGCCGCGTTCGTGGCGGAGCTGGCAACGGTGACCCTCGCCGGGGCAGCCTGGCCCGGCTCGCCGCCGGTGCCCCGCCCCGCCGCCGTCCACGACGGCCGATCGGCGCCGGCGACCGGAGCGCGAACCGGAAACACCGCTTCTCCCGGGTGA